A single Fusobacterium hominis DNA region contains:
- a CDS encoding MFS transporter → MEKVLLKFGFGEKLRKNIFAILIISVGGAIIYGLPYFRYDYYDAYLQVYHLTNTQVGVFGSIFGIFGMISYLFGGYVADRVSIRKIIVFSLIGTGLGGFVHLLPLSFYALVALYAFWGFSSLFAFWPACVKAVRMLSDSDGQGKAFGIFEGGRGIAAALAASLAVVAFRMGAKRLGDTLGMRYIIIFYSVVTILCGVLAYFNMDDEVVNDGEKISFKDIGAVIKLPAVWIIAIVTFCNYVFTLSLYYFVPYGTSILGMAVTSAALLAAVKRYISPISNIGGGCIGDKIGTGNLLFISFIVMAAGTAGILLLPLKSSTIVISLFIILYIVNYLFYQVNYSLTWAMMEEGAIPDKYSGTAAGFISTVGYLPDIFISLMAGKLLDVYPGATGYRYFFIFLIVMLLLGAVFVSVWKSYLKKNKK, encoded by the coding sequence ATGGAAAAGGTGTTATTAAAATTTGGTTTTGGTGAAAAGCTTAGAAAAAATATTTTCGCCATTTTAATTATTTCTGTTGGAGGAGCTATTATTTATGGATTACCTTATTTTAGGTATGATTATTATGATGCTTACCTTCAGGTATATCATTTAACTAATACGCAAGTAGGAGTGTTTGGAAGTATTTTTGGGATATTTGGAATGATATCTTATTTATTTGGTGGATATGTAGCAGATAGAGTTTCAATAAGAAAAATAATAGTTTTTTCTTTAATAGGAACTGGATTAGGTGGATTTGTACATTTGTTACCATTGTCATTTTATGCCTTAGTTGCATTGTATGCTTTTTGGGGATTTTCTTCTCTTTTTGCATTTTGGCCTGCATGTGTAAAAGCAGTTCGTATGCTTTCAGATTCAGATGGTCAAGGAAAAGCTTTTGGAATATTTGAAGGTGGAAGAGGAATAGCTGCTGCACTAGCTGCATCACTTGCAGTTGTAGCATTTAGAATGGGAGCTAAAAGATTAGGAGACACACTTGGAATGAGATACATTATAATATTTTATTCTGTTGTTACTATTTTATGTGGTGTATTAGCTTATTTTAACATGGATGATGAAGTTGTAAATGATGGAGAAAAAATTTCTTTTAAAGATATAGGAGCAGTAATTAAACTACCGGCAGTTTGGATAATAGCAATAGTTACATTTTGTAATTACGTATTTACATTGTCATTATACTATTTTGTACCTTATGGAACATCTATTCTGGGAATGGCAGTAACTTCAGCAGCATTATTAGCAGCAGTTAAGAGATATATTTCTCCGATTTCAAATATAGGAGGAGGATGTATCGGAGATAAAATAGGAACAGGAAATCTTTTATTTATATCTTTTATAGTGATGGCAGCAGGAACTGCAGGAATACTATTACTTCCATTAAAATCTTCAACAATTGTGATATCATTATTTATTATCTTATATATAGTCAATTATCTATTTTATCAAGTTAACTATAGTTTGACTTGGGCTATGATGGAAGAAGGAGCTATACCTGATAAATATTCTGGAACAGCAGCAGGGTTTATTTCAACAGTTGGTTATCTTCCAGATATTTTTATATCATTAATGGCTGGAAAATTACTTGATGTTTATCCTGGAGCAACTGGTTATAGATATTTCTTTATATTTCTTATAGTTATGTTGCTATTAGGAGCTGTTTTTGTAAGTGTTTGGAAATCATATTTAAAGAAAAATAAAAAATAA
- a CDS encoding peptidylprolyl isomerase: protein MKRIFKLLIILVISMSIAACSSLRQKLGEPVAKYNDIRATLVTTQGDINFYLYPEAAPLTVANFINLAKRGYYDNTKIHRAIENFVVQSGDPTGTGTGSPGYFIPDENVEWLDFFQQGMLAMANAGPGTGGSQYFITLYPAEWLNGRHTIFGEYVSDPDFNKIKKLELGDVIKTITFSGDVDLFLSLHKDQIDQWNAILDKEYPNLKKYPIKPISDYGDEAKAYQEELKSIYTRHDEEKTDTEWPIPRFIRAVEKTIKGDSDQE, encoded by the coding sequence ATGAAAAGAATATTTAAACTATTAATAATATTAGTTATATCTATGTCGATAGCTGCATGTTCTAGCCTTAGACAAAAATTAGGAGAACCTGTTGCAAAATATAACGACATAAGAGCAACTTTAGTTACTACTCAGGGTGATATTAATTTTTATTTGTATCCTGAAGCAGCTCCTCTAACTGTTGCAAATTTTATAAATTTAGCTAAAAGAGGTTATTATGATAATACAAAAATACATCGTGCTATAGAAAATTTTGTTGTGCAAAGTGGAGATCCAACAGGAACAGGTACTGGTAGCCCTGGATATTTCATTCCAGATGAAAATGTTGAATGGCTTGATTTCTTCCAACAAGGAATGTTAGCTATGGCTAATGCTGGGCCAGGAACTGGTGGATCACAATATTTCATAACACTATATCCTGCTGAATGGTTAAATGGTAGACATACTATTTTTGGAGAATATGTAAGTGATCCTGATTTTAACAAGATTAAAAAATTAGAACTTGGAGATGTAATTAAAACAATAACATTCTCAGGTGATGTAGATCTATTCTTATCACTTCACAAAGATCAAATAGATCAGTGGAATGCTATACTTGATAAAGAGTATCCTAATCTAAAAAAATATCCAATAAAACCTATTTCAGATTATGGAGATGAAGCTAAGGCTTATCAAGAAGAATTAAAAAGTATTTACACAAGACATGATGAAGAAAAAACAGATACTGAATGGCCAATTCCTAGATTTATAAGAGCTGTTGAAAAAACAATTAAAGGAGATTCAGATCAAGAATAG
- a CDS encoding HD domain-containing protein, whose protein sequence is MGIKVVKDLVHGYIYMDKEIQRCVDISYFQRLHRIKQLTCTLLFPSVNHTRYEHSLGVMKLACDFFDRLKNDFLKYGKTEKELENLKNHLQFAALLHDVGHAPFSHLGEKFLDKKDILLGIKNILNDDEIFNDTFISDSIGSSHEIMSCYAILKVFKKYLPMTIDTTFLCRMIIGNCYFSQDKWAENICINILNSKSIDVDKIDYLMRDNHMTGEIAPSLDIERLLASVSIDKNRNLCFIAKGLPAIQCVIDSRDLLYLWVYHHHISVYTEFLLGEIIHTCIVENKLYRDRFFSKESIVDNLICDDDVYSFLRQVYIEEKNSSRSSYLKKLTAQYFERKFLKPIWKTIYEYYEFEKDWILHKYISDQNHLNNILQDSDRVKKIETAIQNKLGLERGDIFLITQHNKFYHAMNNVMLEIKIRNKKILLADLLPQKNFKKFKDISFFIFVKKEKKKEAYQSFLDEIKKLNS, encoded by the coding sequence ATGGGAATAAAAGTAGTAAAAGATTTAGTTCATGGGTATATTTATATGGATAAAGAAATTCAAAGGTGTGTAGATATATCATATTTTCAAAGATTACATAGAATAAAACAGTTGACGTGTACATTACTATTTCCTTCTGTCAATCATACAAGATATGAACATTCTCTAGGTGTTATGAAGCTAGCTTGTGATTTCTTTGATAGATTAAAAAATGACTTTTTAAAATATGGTAAAACTGAAAAAGAATTGGAAAACTTAAAAAATCATTTGCAATTTGCAGCATTACTTCATGATGTAGGACATGCTCCGTTTTCTCATTTAGGAGAAAAATTTTTAGATAAAAAAGATATTCTTTTAGGAATTAAAAATATATTAAATGATGATGAGATATTCAATGATACATTTATCAGTGATAGTATAGGTAGCTCCCATGAAATTATGTCATGTTATGCTATTTTAAAAGTTTTTAAAAAGTATTTACCAATGACTATTGATACTACATTTTTATGTAGAATGATAATAGGAAATTGTTATTTTTCTCAAGATAAATGGGCAGAAAATATCTGTATAAATATTCTTAATTCAAAGTCAATAGATGTTGATAAAATTGATTATCTAATGCGAGATAATCATATGACTGGTGAAATAGCACCGTCTTTAGATATAGAAAGACTTTTAGCATCAGTTTCAATTGATAAAAATAGGAATTTATGCTTTATAGCTAAAGGATTACCAGCTATACAGTGTGTAATAGACTCAAGAGATTTACTTTATCTATGGGTTTATCACCATCATATATCTGTTTATACAGAATTTTTGTTAGGAGAAATAATACATACTTGTATTGTTGAAAATAAATTATATCGAGATAGATTTTTTTCTAAAGAGTCTATAGTAGATAATCTAATATGTGATGATGATGTATATTCATTTTTAAGACAAGTATATATAGAGGAAAAAAACAGTTCTAGGAGCAGTTATTTGAAAAAATTGACAGCTCAATATTTTGAACGTAAATTTTTAAAACCTATATGGAAAACAATATATGAATATTATGAATTTGAAAAAGATTGGATTTTACATAAATATATTAGTGATCAAAATCACTTAAATAATATATTACAAGATAGTGATAGAGTGAAAAAAATAGAAACAGCAATTCAGAATAAATTAGGATTGGAAAGAGGAGATATTTTTTTGATAACTCAGCATAATAAATTCTATCATGCTATGAATAATGTTATGTTAGAAATAAAAATAAGAAATAAAAAAATTTTATTAGCAGATTTGTTGCCACAAAAGAATTTTAAAAAATTTAAAGATATAAGTTTTTTTATTTTTGTAAAAAAAGAGAAAAAGAAAGAAGCTTACCAAAGTTTTCTTGATGAAATAAAAAAATTAAATAGTTAA
- a CDS encoding ABC transporter permease, with product MSKRRTSLFFFILSMLFFYIPLLILIIFSFNEGKSMVWKGFSLKWYKELFLYSDNIWKAFRYSVAIAVASGVISTIIGTLGAISLRWHEYKYKKYLQVLTYIPLVIPEIILGVSLLILFATIKLELGFTTIFIAHTTFNIPFVLFIILSRLEEFDYSIVEAAYDLGATEWQTLTKVIIPSILPGIISGFLISVTLSFDDFVTTFFVAGPGSSTLPLRIYSMIRLGVSPVINALSVLLIGISIILTLSTKRLQKYLIK from the coding sequence ATGAGTAAAAGAAGAACATCTTTATTTTTCTTTATATTATCAATGCTATTTTTCTATATACCTCTATTGATATTGATAATATTTTCATTTAACGAAGGAAAATCAATGGTTTGGAAAGGATTTTCTTTAAAATGGTATAAAGAATTATTTTTATATTCTGATAATATTTGGAAAGCATTTAGATATAGTGTTGCTATAGCAGTAGCATCTGGGGTTATCTCTACTATAATTGGGACTCTAGGAGCTATTAGTCTACGTTGGCATGAGTATAAATATAAAAAATATCTACAAGTTTTAACTTATATTCCACTTGTTATTCCAGAAATAATACTTGGAGTGTCACTTCTAATTTTATTTGCTACTATAAAATTAGAACTTGGTTTTACAACTATTTTTATAGCTCATACAACTTTTAATATTCCTTTTGTCTTATTTATAATTTTATCAAGGCTAGAAGAGTTTGACTACTCTATTGTAGAAGCTGCATATGATCTTGGAGCAACTGAATGGCAAACTTTGACAAAAGTAATTATTCCTAGTATATTGCCAGGAATAATATCTGGTTTTCTAATTTCTGTAACTTTATCATTTGATGATTTTGTTACTACATTTTTCGTAGCAGGTCCTGGATCTTCTACATTACCTCTTAGAATTTATTCTATGATTAGATTAGGAGTATCACCTGTAATTAATGCGTTATCTGTTTTATTAATTGGTATCTCTATTATTCTAACTCTCTCTACTAAGAGGTTACAGAAATATTTAATCAAATAA
- a CDS encoding DNA-processing protein DprA — translation MYTKEEMVVISLMYSKVKKERYVVSVFDHVILSMMFKSSIENNLSLFDRNNIDELSNLALNRYELKYSVNDYEKLAKDIRAFLSAFNYRKYIREAKEEIDNARRSGIRVISYFDDEYPEIFKNLEIPPFVLYIKGNLPDIFQQQKCFSILGSRNLENNMANTLARSLGKEMKKNGWYNISNMTPGASEYGHRGTIGKTGVILGQGLNTQVLPLNNNELLDRIVENGGFIISELPLDVKVNPVGLTARNRLQVSMTKGIVVVESSKNSNATRIAKLALENEKKVFVIEVDGVNSSENMNLFNDKIISIKTKEDFVENLKNIETNLYT, via the coding sequence ATGTATACAAAAGAAGAAATGGTAGTGATTTCTCTAATGTACTCAAAAGTAAAAAAAGAAAGATATGTAGTTTCTGTTTTTGATCACGTTATTTTAAGTATGATGTTTAAAAGTTCAATAGAAAATAATTTATCATTATTTGATAGAAATAATATTGATGAGCTATCAAATCTAGCATTAAATAGATATGAATTAAAATATTCTGTAAATGATTATGAAAAATTAGCTAAGGATATTAGAGCGTTTTTATCAGCATTTAATTATAGAAAATATATACGCGAAGCAAAAGAGGAGATAGATAATGCTAGAAGATCAGGAATAAGAGTGATTTCATACTTTGATGATGAGTATCCCGAAATATTTAAAAATTTAGAAATTCCGCCCTTTGTTTTATATATTAAAGGTAATTTACCAGATATATTTCAACAGCAAAAATGTTTTTCAATATTAGGTTCTAGAAATCTTGAAAATAATATGGCAAATACATTAGCTAGATCTTTGGGAAAAGAAATGAAAAAAAATGGTTGGTATAATATAAGTAATATGACACCAGGTGCAAGTGAGTATGGACATAGAGGAACTATTGGTAAAACAGGAGTGATATTAGGACAAGGATTGAATACTCAAGTGCTACCTTTAAATAATAATGAATTATTAGATAGAATTGTAGAGAATGGTGGATTTATAATATCAGAACTTCCGTTAGATGTAAAAGTAAATCCAGTAGGTCTTACTGCAAGAAACAGGTTGCAAGTATCTATGACTAAAGGGATTGTAGTTGTAGAAAGTTCTAAAAATTCTAATGCTACAAGAATTGCCAAATTAGCATTAGAAAATGAAAAAAAAGTTTTTGTAATTGAAGTTGATGGAGTAAATAGTTCTGAAAATATGAATTTATTTAATGATAAGATTATTTCTATTAAAACAAAAGAAGATTTTGTAGAAAATTTAAAAAATATAGAGACAAACTTATATACTTAA
- a CDS encoding ABC transporter permease, translating to MKKNNTGKWYALPIVLWLILFFVIPMLIVLVYSFLKKGTYGGVEMELSFASFSIFTDKIFLSVLFKTIYISVFVTIFTVLFALPTAYFIARSKYKKELLFLIIIPFWTNFLIRIYAWMAVLGTNGLINNFLTKLGVIHEPLKLLYNTNAVILITVYTSLPFAILPLYAVIEKFDFSLLEAARDLGATNREAFFKVFLPNIKPGIVTAVLFTFIPALGSYAVPKLVGGTQATMLGNIIAQHLTVTRNWPLASTISTALIIVTSIAVVVFMTLTKHERKNKAVDVDE from the coding sequence AGTACTTGTGTACTCTTTCCTAAAAAAAGGAACTTATGGTGGGGTAGAAATGGAACTTTCATTTGCTAGCTTTTCTATTTTTACTGATAAAATATTTTTGTCTGTATTATTTAAAACAATATATATATCAGTATTTGTAACTATATTTACAGTTCTTTTTGCTCTACCTACCGCATACTTTATTGCTAGATCTAAATATAAGAAAGAGTTACTGTTTCTTATAATTATCCCTTTCTGGACAAATTTTCTAATACGTATATATGCATGGATGGCTGTTTTAGGTACTAATGGTTTAATTAATAATTTCCTTACAAAACTAGGAGTTATACACGAGCCATTAAAGCTACTTTATAATACAAATGCCGTAATTTTAATAACTGTTTATACAAGCTTACCATTTGCTATATTACCTTTATATGCGGTAATTGAAAAATTTGACTTTTCTCTTCTTGAAGCAGCTCGTGATTTAGGAGCTACAAATAGAGAAGCTTTTTTCAAGGTTTTTTTACCTAATATAAAACCAGGAATTGTAACAGCAGTATTATTTACATTTATCCCTGCCTTAGGATCTTATGCTGTTCCTAAGTTAGTTGGGGGTACGCAAGCTACAATGCTTGGAAATATTATTGCTCAACATTTAACAGTAACTAGAAACTGGCCACTTGCGTCTACAATATCAACTGCTCTTATCATAGTTACTTCTATTGCAGTTGTAGTATTCATGACTTTAACTAAACACGAAAGAAAAAATAAGGCGGTGGATGTAGATGAGTAA
- a CDS encoding DUF6981 domain-containing protein: protein MKKYLAVLCVLSIAFASCNSDAGKADKADNAAAQKMEEVIKEKENEAVDPAGKNVDTADYEAQSAQEIMDKEKEIQQEQNAIAQEVSQDTADYEAQSAPEVMAEEQAIAQEEDAIAEEESEYATFEKNMTELYKNEGITDVIVAPYAKGIDIIFHVDNKNMTKDTFTAIAKEVVKQLKDNFDYLDKDLPIGCSLEYQPDPNQDTQVLMTEDVK, encoded by the coding sequence ATGAAAAAATATTTAGCAGTTTTATGTGTATTATCAATAGCTTTTGCTTCTTGTAATTCTGATGCTGGAAAAGCAGACAAAGCAGATAACGCAGCTGCACAAAAAATGGAGGAAGTAATTAAAGAAAAAGAAAATGAAGCTGTTGATCCTGCAGGTAAAAATGTAGATACTGCAGACTATGAAGCTCAAAGTGCTCAAGAAATAATGGACAAAGAAAAAGAAATACAACAAGAACAAAATGCTATTGCTCAAGAAGTTAGCCAAGATACTGCAGACTATGAAGCTCAAAGTGCTCCTGAAGTAATGGCTGAAGAACAAGCTATTGCTCAAGAAGAGGATGCTATTGCAGAAGAAGAAAGTGAATATGCTACTTTTGAAAAAAATATGACAGAATTATACAAAAATGAAGGTATAACTGATGTAATTGTTGCACCTTATGCAAAAGGAATTGACATTATATTTCATGTAGACAATAAAAATATGACAAAAGATACTTTTACAGCTATTGCTAAAGAAGTTGTAAAACAATTAAAAGATAATTTTGATTATCTTGATAAGGATTTACCTATTGGATGTAGTCTTGAATATCAACCAGATCCAAATCAAGATACTCAAGTATTAATGACAGAAGATGTAAAATAA
- a CDS encoding 3'-5' exonuclease produces the protein MKILFIDTETGGLDSKKSALLQLSGIIRINKKDVETFNFFIKPFDGAIVDQAALDVQKRTREDLEDEKFKPENEVYLEFIELLDKYVNKYDKDDKFIIAGYNIDFDIKFLQEFFKRNNNNFLYSYICKMTLDPFKYIPFLQLCGKLPFLENNKLETWCKYFNIELDAHDSLNDIIATKELILQSTKLLK, from the coding sequence ATGAAAATATTATTTATTGATACTGAAACAGGAGGATTAGATTCAAAAAAATCAGCATTACTTCAATTGTCAGGAATAATAAGAATAAATAAAAAAGATGTTGAGACTTTTAACTTTTTTATTAAACCATTTGATGGAGCAATAGTTGATCAGGCTGCTCTAGATGTGCAAAAAAGAACAAGAGAAGATTTAGAGGATGAAAAATTTAAGCCTGAAAATGAGGTATATTTAGAATTTATAGAATTGTTGGATAAATATGTTAATAAATATGATAAGGATGATAAATTTATAATAGCTGGTTACAATATTGATTTTGATATAAAATTTTTACAGGAGTTTTTTAAAAGAAATAATAATAATTTCTTGTATAGTTATATTTGTAAGATGACTTTAGATCCTTTTAAATATATACCTTTTTTACAATTATGTGGGAAATTACCTTTTTTAGAAAATAATAAATTAGAAACTTGGTGTAAATATTTTAATATAGAATTAGACGCACATGATAGTTTAAATGATATTATTGCAACAAAAGAACTAATTTTGCAAAGTACTAAGTTATTAAAATAG
- a CDS encoding Xaa-Pro dipeptidyl-peptidase, translated as MVEKCLNKEVIEIFPKFSQKDEYVKFALKTLGYVENEDFTQKTIFDFSNSIGLEITTYEECLYSMLASKMKNKRNCFEYLAEIGKFDSINENKNIPEILVFDGKTQPIFDYKECLFEKVFVETPLDTDEDGKRDLIAVYIRRPKETLLGMKVPAIYVANPYMMTCIEETYENMPDVNKNLNIFEEQNIKEEDISYKGKVRVIPPERETKGIATVSKTEEIPLDCITDWYNYFNSRGFASVYSAGLGTKGSEGINCCGSEEEKIWVISVIEWLCGKRKAYTNRTDNIEIKAYWCNGNVAMSGKSYLGTLSIAAASTGIDGLKTIIPEAAISSWYNYYHSNGLNACPLGWQGDDADLLTGYCRSRDLSELPGLKSKCDEILDTMRKGMDRDNGNYNKFWDERNYLKDIKNMKASAFIVHGLNDWNVKTTHCHLFWKEMEKYNIPKKMMLHQGDHIYIHDLKGIEFNDIMNKWLSYWLYGIENNVLADIPDVFIQDNTNPYNWHHSYSGDNIEIYVDKNNSLISSKDNYTKEVLLKDDIKATNFNICENNFNVWRDNMILDYDLEKEYRLSYLTKILEKDIRISGDITVEIEAAVDNHTGILSVMLVDIGEDSRLTTDRYNTKENNIYLGKNAGYLEEKDFVIEKVPSKYRIISRGSLNIQNRENNYCKKKVEKNKYYKYTIDMVPTDYTVKKGHRLQLLVLGSDVEITHRQDIITNYKVKQNSIKLNLPIITKE; from the coding sequence ATGGTAGAAAAGTGTTTAAATAAAGAGGTTATAGAGATATTTCCTAAATTTAGTCAAAAAGATGAATATGTAAAATTTGCTTTAAAAACATTGGGGTATGTAGAAAATGAAGATTTTACACAAAAAACTATCTTTGATTTTTCTAATAGTATAGGTTTAGAGATAACAACTTATGAAGAATGTTTGTATTCAATGTTAGCTTCTAAAATGAAAAATAAAAGAAATTGTTTTGAGTATCTAGCTGAAATAGGGAAGTTTGATAGTATAAATGAAAATAAAAATATTCCAGAAATTTTAGTATTTGATGGAAAAACACAACCTATTTTTGATTATAAAGAATGTTTATTTGAAAAAGTATTTGTTGAAACACCTTTAGATACAGATGAAGATGGAAAACGAGATTTGATAGCTGTATATATTAGAAGACCCAAAGAAACTTTACTAGGAATGAAGGTTCCAGCTATATATGTAGCTAATCCTTATATGATGACTTGCATAGAAGAAACTTATGAAAATATGCCTGACGTAAATAAAAACTTAAATATTTTTGAAGAACAAAATATAAAAGAGGAAGATATAAGTTATAAAGGCAAAGTTAGAGTAATACCTCCTGAAAGAGAAACAAAGGGAATAGCAACAGTATCGAAAACAGAAGAGATACCTTTAGATTGTATAACAGATTGGTATAATTATTTTAATTCAAGAGGATTTGCTTCTGTTTATTCAGCAGGATTAGGAACAAAAGGATCTGAAGGAATAAATTGCTGTGGTTCAGAAGAAGAGAAAATATGGGTTATATCAGTTATTGAATGGCTTTGTGGAAAGAGAAAAGCATATACAAATAGAACTGATAATATTGAAATAAAGGCTTACTGGTGCAATGGAAATGTTGCTATGTCAGGAAAATCATATTTAGGAACATTGAGTATAGCTGCTGCTTCAACTGGAATAGATGGACTCAAAACAATTATTCCAGAAGCAGCTATATCTAGCTGGTATAATTATTATCATAGCAATGGATTAAATGCATGTCCATTAGGTTGGCAAGGAGATGATGCTGATTTATTAACTGGGTATTGTAGAAGTAGAGATTTATCAGAATTGCCTGGATTAAAAAGCAAGTGCGATGAAATTCTGGATACTATGAGAAAAGGTATGGATAGAGATAACGGAAATTATAATAAATTTTGGGATGAAAGAAATTATTTAAAGGATATCAAAAATATGAAAGCAAGTGCTTTTATTGTTCATGGATTAAATGATTGGAATGTAAAAACTACTCATTGCCATTTATTTTGGAAAGAAATGGAAAAATATAATATTCCTAAAAAAATGATGTTACATCAAGGTGATCACATATATATTCATGATCTTAAAGGGATAGAATTTAATGATATTATGAATAAATGGTTAAGTTACTGGTTATATGGCATAGAAAATAATGTATTAGCCGATATACCAGATGTATTTATTCAAGATAATACAAATCCATATAATTGGCATCATAGCTATTCAGGAGATAATATAGAAATATATGTAGATAAAAATAATAGCTTAATTTCTAGTAAAGACAATTATACAAAAGAAGTATTACTTAAAGATGATATAAAAGCAACTAATTTTAATATTTGTGAAAATAATTTTAATGTATGGCGTGATAATATGATATTAGATTATGATTTAGAAAAAGAATATCGTCTATCATATTTGACAAAAATATTAGAGAAAGATATTAGAATATCTGGAGATATAACAGTAGAAATTGAAGCTGCAGTAGACAATCATACTGGTATATTAAGTGTTATGTTAGTTGATATTGGAGAAGATAGTAGGTTGACTACAGATAGATACAATACTAAAGAAAATAATATATATTTGGGAAAAAATGCAGGATATTTAGAAGAGAAAGATTTTGTTATTGAAAAAGTTCCTTCAAAATATAGAATTATAAGCAGAGGTTCTCTAAATATTCAAAATAGAGAAAATAATTATTGTAAAAAGAAAGTTGAGAAAAATAAATATTATAAATATACAATAGATATGGTTCCAACTGATTATACAGTAAAGAAAGGACATAGATTGCAGTTGCTTGTTTTAGGTAGTGATGTTGAAATAACACATAGACAAGATATAATTACTAATTACAAGGTAAAACAAAATTCTATAAAATTAAATTTACCAATTATTACAAAAGAGTAG